From Nitratidesulfovibrio vulgaris str. Hildenborough, a single genomic window includes:
- the thiS gene encoding sulfur carrier protein ThiS, whose amino-acid sequence MTIVVNGHEVACEDGVTLLALLGRQGLDPRTVVVERNGTIVKAEAFGDMGLEQGDTLEILHFVGGG is encoded by the coding sequence ATGACGATAGTTGTGAACGGTCATGAAGTCGCTTGCGAAGACGGCGTTACGCTGCTCGCCCTTCTGGGGCGGCAGGGGCTCGACCCCCGTACCGTCGTCGTCGAGCGTAACGGGACCATCGTGAAGGCCGAGGCGTTCGGAGACATGGGCCTCGAACAGGGTGACACACTGGAAATCCTTCATTTTGTGGGAGGAGGCTAA